AACCAATCGTATCCCATACTTCTCAAAATTCTGTTCAAGATCAAAAAGGTTTTTCTCAATGTCTTTCCACCTCGCTGGAAAGCGAATGTAGTCATTTAAGTCTCCATAGGCATCAACACTTGCATAGATTCGGACGTGATTGAAATGAGGCCACAATTCTTTTACCTCATCTGGAATAATCGTCATGTTGGTGTTGTAGGAAATCCAAATGTTTTTTGCCCGTCCTTCTTCAATACACATTTTCATCACCAAGATCATTTGGGCAACGATCATCGGTTCACCACCTGCAAAATGAAGGTGCCTGAGATACGGGATTTGCTTTCTAAAACTCTCCCAAATTTGAGGATTCTCATAATAACGATAGCGACGATACTGATCCAGTTCAGATTCGGATTGACCAAACCATTTCTGATCGATCTTCTGCCAGTCCTTTATCCACTTGGAAGATGAGCGAGGATTGCACATTCGGCATGCCAAATTACAAAGATTGCCCAATCTATAATCGGCGGATCGAATTCTGACTTTAGTTCCTCCGTCCGGTCGAGTGTCATTGATGGCGCGTGTGATAAACTGATGGTAAGTTGCGTTCTCAAACTGGCGACGACTAAATCCCCCATTATTTTCTGTGATTCGACACCTTTCACAGATTCTAGACCACTCTCCCTTCATTTGCTGAACTCTGAGGGACTTCATAAAACTGGTATTCATCAAAACTTCGTCATCATGAATCCTACTGATATTAATGGGAATACCGTTCTCATCAATGTTATTACTGTTGTACTCCTCACTCACACAGCAAACCTGGACCTCACCACCGACATTTGTAAATCGATGAATCCAAGGAAGAACGCAAAAGGTCGGAGATACGCGATCGCCTCGGTAAGGGTCAAAATCATCCTCACTCATTTCTCCCCTCTCTCCTCCTCAGTTTGACCTTGAAATGAAGCAATAAAATCAGAAATTCATCATCAGTTCAATCCCAAAGACCAGATCTCACTGCAATCTATTAAGCCTCGCAATGAGACGCCGATGAGTTCATTGAGAGAATAGCAACCCTCAGATCAAAGATTGATCTGTTGGCTTCACAAAGTGATGCCGTGTTCTTCAAGGAGGAGGAAAATGGGTTTAAGAATCAACACCAATACCGCGAGTCTAAATGCCCAAAGAAATTTGATGGGTACCAAACTCGCACTCGACAAGAGTCTGGAAAGATTGTCGTCTGGCTTTAGAATCAATAGAGCCGGGGACGATGCAGCCGGACTCGCTATCAGCGAAAACCTCAGAGCACAAACACGTGGCTTGAAACAAGCTTCACGAAATGCACAGGACGGCATTTCACTTGTCCAAGTTGCAGAAGGTGGCCTGAACGAGGTCAGCTCCATATTGATTCGACTGAGGGAGCTTGCCGTGCAAGCGGCTTCTGATACGATCGGGCCAGTGGAGAGGCAGTTCCTCAACGTGGAGTATGATCAACTCGTATCCGAAGTTGATCGCATTGCCGATGGGACTGAATTTAACGGAACTCAATTGTTGAGCGGAACGGGTTCAATACTTGATTTTCAGGTTGGCACTCGTAACGATCCAAACATTGATCGCTTAAGTTTTGACGCTTCTAAAGCAGACTCTAACGCAGCTGCTTTAGGGGTGAATTTAACAAGTGTAGCAGATAAGGCTTCGGCTCAGAACAGTTTAAGTGCTATCGATTCAGCAATTGTGAGTGTTTCAGCAATGCGAGCAGATTTTGGAGCCATCCAAAATAGGCTGCAGTCATCGCTAAATAACATTGCGGTATCGATCGAAAATATGTCTGCAGCCAACAGCCGGATTCGCGACGCGGATATTGCCGAAGAAACAGCTGAACTCACAAGGAATAACATCCTTTTGAATGCTGGAACATCGGTGCTCGCACAAGCAAATCAATCTGCACAAGTTGCACTGGGTCTCTTGAACCGCTCACTCGGTAGTTAATTAAATTACTGAGTGCACTTTAGGTTCACGAACTTTAGCTCACGGGCGCGGAGTTAATCTCCCGCCTCCCCGGCAAATAGTCGGTGGGTACTTGAACGAATGCTACTGTTTCCTGCGGGAAACCGCCCTATTCATAGTGGCGGTTTCCAATTTGATTGAAGCCAACGCAAGGGAATGCTTGTAAGATTCCTGGGACTGCGTCAGTGTCTCCTGGATCATCAAAAAAATAATTGAAAATCTGGACTCAAACTCCCATCTAATTATGACGATCTGACTTTGGAGCTCTTTGGATTTTCCAAAGAACCATTAAAAAACAATGAGTGCATGACGCACTTAAATGCCAATGGAAGGCAGCTATCAAGGAGGATAAGCCATGCAAGGAGGATAATTATGGCCTTAAGGATATCAACCAATGTGGCATCACTGAATGCCCAGAGAAACTTGGTGAATACCAACCGAGCAATGGATCAGTCTCTCGCTCGACTGAGTTCGGGTTTCCGAATCAATCAGGCGGCTGACGATGCGGCGGGACTCGCGATCAGTGAGAATCTCCGAGCGCAAATTCGGGGTTTGGGACAAGCCAATCGAAATGCCCAAGATGGTGTTTCTCTGGTTCAGATAGCGGAGGGTGGATTGAATGAAGTTTCGGCAATGATGATTCGTCTGCGTGAGCTGGCAATTCAAGCAGCTTCAGACACCATCGGAGATGTTGAACGAAAATTCCTTGATGTGGAATATCAACAGCTCAAGTCGGAGATTCAGCGAATTGCTGAGGTCACTTCGTTCAATGGGTACGATTTGTTAAACGGAACCGGTGGAGTCATGGACATTCAAGTTGGAGTGAACAATGACCCCTTTAAAGATAGGATCTCGTTTAATACATCCGCAGCCAATTCTTCGCTCGAAGCGCTCGGTATTACAGCCGAGTCGGTCGCCACAAAGGAGCAGGCACAGACGAGTCTGAGTGCCGTCGATATTGGAATGGTTTCGGTCAATGCGATGCGAGCAAATTTTGGGGCTATGCAGAATCGTCTGCAATCCACCATCAATAACCTTAACATCGCCCACGAGAATCTGTCGGCAGCAAACTCACGAATTCGTGATTCTGATGTCGCAGCTGAATCTGCCGAATTGACGAGAAACTCAATCCTGACACAGGCTGGAGTTTCAGTACTCAGTCAGGCCAATTCAATTCAACAGGTGGCACTAAAACTATTGGGTTAGTCAACGAGAGTTTAACAGCGGGTTTGCGGTGGTGATTTTCAAAATCGCCACCGCCATAGCGTCCTTTTCCAACAACCAGTTCTCTATGATCTTAGATAACGATAAAAGGCAACAAGACCAAGTGCACACGCAATTCCGTATCCTAAGGCCGCCAGGACAGGCAATTCAAATACCTTTGGACCGCGATCAATTACCATCAAAAGAGAAGATGATATCAATAAGCCTCCAATCACAAGACCCAAAAAAACTGTGTGAGCAGACTTCACCACCGTCAAAGACATTTGCGTCATCTGCAAAATATCTAACTTTATTGCATAAGATGGACTATTGATCTTCCTCAGGTATTGTTTCAAATGCCGAGGGAAGCCCGACATGACGGAGCTCAGATCCTTACCAGCAGCTGTCAAGTCGCGCATTACCTTCGAGGTTTCATATCGATTCTTGACCAATTCATCGGCGAACTCAAGCGAATGAGATAGAAAATCAAAATCCTTCATTACTATCCGTCCCATCCCCTCAATGGAAACGATGGATTTAAAAAATAAGACAAGCTCTGTTGGTAATTTTAATTCGTGGCGCGAGGCAACTCCAGTTGAGTCAAGAAGCAGGCGACCGGCGTTCACATTTTTAAGTGTGAGACCGTAATAGGGAGCTATTAAATCGCGCAAGTCCCTAGCAAATCGATCGACGTCCACATGCCCAGTATAAGGGGCCATATCAACATACTCATAAGCGAGCCTCTCATAGTCTTCGGTAAACAAAGCTACCAACATACTGGCGATTGCATTTTGAGTTTTCTTATTTAACCGACCCACCAAACCAAAATCAATGAGACCAATCTGATTGTTGGGCAATACAAGGAGATTTCCAGCGTGTAGGTCTCCGTGAAAGAGCCCATCCGTAAAGACCATTTTTAGATAGCACTTGAGCCCCACTCTTAAAATGGCCTCCCGGTCAATCCCCTCCTGTGCCAGGGCATTTTTGTGACTCAGCGGAACGCCCTCCAACTCTTCAAGAACAATCACTTTTCTTCCCGTCAGCTCCATGAACACGTTGGGAATTTTTATGCTTGGCTCACTCGCAAAATTTCTCTGAAATCGGCGAATATTGTTTGCCTCTATGACAAAATTTGTTTCCTGCTCCAGAGCACGAAAAAACTCATTCACAATAGCAGTGGGAGAATAAAAGCGGGCCTCATCAACATGCTTCTCGAGCAATCCGGCAAGGGTGTACATAATACTCAGGTCTTCAGCAATAATATCCTGAATGCCAGGCCTCTGAATCTTGACCACAACATGGGAGCCATCTTTCAATATCGCCCGATGAACCTGAGCAATACTCGCCGCTGCCATTGGTTCTCGTTGAATTGATTCAAAAATATCTTGCAAGTGGGCCCCAAACTGTTCCTCCAAAATGACTTGCATGAGCGTAAAATCGAGAGTTGGAGCCTGGTCGTGGAGCTTCTTTAATTCTTCTGCCACATCGGCAGGAACAAGATCGGGACGAGTGGCCAACAACTGACCCAATTTAACGAAAACAGGCCCCAACTTTTCAAAGCAAAGGCGCAACCTCTCGCCAGCTGATAAACCGGCTAGCTCTTGGGAACTCAACTTGTCAAAAATGAATCTACCGAGATTTGCCCTTTCGGCGACCTCTTGAAACCCGTGCCTTGCGAACACTGCCACTATCTCTCTGAGTCTGAGAGCGCTTGTGATTGGATTCTGTTTCTTTAGATAGGAGCTCAGCACGCTTGCCTTCCAATACAGGTAGAAAATCTATTTTTCCATCCTGAGTGTCAGTTCTAGCTACCGCCACCCGAATGACATCACCAATGTTATAAGATACTCCAGACTTTTTACCAATCAATCTCAAATGATCTTCATCAAATTTAAGATCATTTTGAGGAAGGGCTTCCGTTCTTATCAAACCATCGACATCAAATTGGCGAAGAAGGACAAAAATACCAAACTTCGCCACTGAGCTGATGATGCCATCAAATTCCTCTCCCAAATGTTTGGCCATGAACCTGGCCTTTTTAATCGCCTTAACTTGACGCTCCGCTTTTGCAGCCCGTTGTTCACGCGCACTTGTCATTGTTCCAATTGATTGCAACTGTGGATAGGGAACGAACTCATATCCCCTCTCCGGTGCGATGACAGCCTTAAGGAGGCGATGAACAATCAAATCGGGATAACGCCTGATCGGTGAAGTAAAGTGCGTGTAAAACTCGAATCCTAAGCCAAAATGTCCCAAATTGTCGGGGCTATATTTGGCCTGGCTCATCGTTCGTAAGGTCAATATGTGAAGAATTTGCTCTTGAGGTTGTCCCTCAAAATGCTCCAATGCTTGACCAATTTTCTTCTGAAGCTTTCCTCCCCCAAGTCCTTTACTGAAACCAAAAATCTGCAAAAATCTTTCCAATTCTATAATGCTATCTGCACTTGGAACTTCATGTATGCGATACAAGGCGGAAACTTCCTTCCCATGAAAAAATTTGGCAACTGCAACATTGGCTGCAAGCATCATTTCTTCAATCAATCGGTGAGAAAAAAGCCGATCCGCTCGAATGATATCTACTGGTTGCCCTCCTTCATCAACTTCAACTTCAGTTTCTGGAATTTCCAGATCAAGAGAACCTTCTCTGATCCGTTTCTCCATAAAGATATGGGCCAAATCACTCGCCCGAGAAAGCATGCTTTTTACGTGCTCCAAATGACTGGGACAGTTGCCATCGATAATCTCTTGTGCCTCACCGTAAGTAATTCTCGCCTTGCTCTCAATCACGCCTTCATAAAAATTCTGTGAAGAAAGACTCCCACTAAAATCAAATTTCATATCTGCCACAAGCGCCAGGCGCGGCACGCCAGGACGCAGAGAGCACAAGTCATTGCTCAAGCTTTCAGGTAACATCGGCGAAACGAAATTCGGAAAATAAACGCTGGTACCCCGCTCATAGGCCTCTTCATCAATGGAAGAACCAGGCTTTACGTAATGACTAACGTCAGCGATCGCCACGATCAAATGAAATCCCACAGGCAGTGTTTCTACATAAATGGCATCGTCAAAATCCTTCGCTGTCACACCATCAATCGTCACAAAATTAAGAGAACGCAGATCAGTCCGACGCTTAAACTCAAGTTCGTTCAAATCATCTCGGATTTCTTCTGACTCTCTTAGAGTCTTTGTTGAAAAATCGTAAGGAATGGACTGAGTATGCAAAACTCTCATCGCATCATTGAGCGGATCAAGAGCATCACCAATGACCGATATGACTTCTCCACAAAATCCCCTTTGTCTCCTGGAAAGGATTTGATTTGCACCAACACCCAATCTCCTTCAGTGATTTCCAGGTGAGTTGGGCAAATTGCAGTCAGATCTTCTCCCCACCCATGACTGACGTCATGAAGAATTCCCCGTCCTTTCCCTTGCGCCCAATACTGGCCCGTCGCACGGGCCGTGCTTCTGACCAATATTTCAATCAATTCTCCACGAAGTCGATGTGTTGCTTTTTCAGCAATGACTCGGATTTTAATCCGATCATTAGTCATGACACCAGTCATCTCTCTTCGAGAAATATAGATATCTGGAATATCAGGACTTTCCGGTACAAAAAATCCGAATCCATCGGGATGTCGCTTGACAACCCCTTCCAATATATTGGGTAGTTTGGTTCGTCGCTTGTTCATTGATTCTCGCTTGGTATGCTATGATAGAGATCTGCTTTGGCGATGTGACCCTATCCTATTTTCGATATTTTAGAAAGTTGAAATATCGTTCCTTGAGTACATCCAGCTCTGCAACGCCACCACATTTGGGGCAGGCGAAACCATCCTGAACCAAAATTCCCTCCTTTGCATCTGCTGTTCCTTCTTTGTAATCTTTCCCGCGATGGACGAGGTGCATTTCGGTGTGATCACATTTGGAGCAGTAATAGGGGATATAGAAGGATTCCACCAGAGCATTTGGCGGGAGAAACCCATCTAAAATATTCATTTGATCCACCACATTTCTGGGACACTTTACAAATTGAAGTTGTATTCCAGAGACCTTTCTAATCCACAATAACCAGCCCCGCAGACCAATGGAATTGACAAAGCGAATACCCGAGAAATCAAAAGTCGCCTGCTTAACGCCTTTGAGGTCAATTTTAGAAAACTCAGCATTCTCATCAATATCCCCCTGAAAACGCAAAATAAGCCGATCTCCCTGCCACTTTTTATCGGTTTTAAATTCGCTTCTCATTTTTTGTGCCTCTCTCTGATGGGATTACGAGCAATTATATGTCAAAAACCATGCCCTCAACACCAAAACACCACTCTAATTTATTTGAATCCAATTCTTGTTCCAATGCCATTCGAATCGCAGATTCGTAATAGGAACGAGTCTGCTCTTCCACTTTCTGAATTTTTTCATCCGTGGCTGCTGGGTCATGATGAATAAAAACCATTTTTTTCACTCTTTCACGCATCCCAATATCGATTCCAATTGGAGCTGAGGCATGGCCCCAATTTATTTTTTCTGCCGCTTCAAGGAAGGTGTACTGTGCATCATAAATGAGCAAATCGACATTTTCATAAAGGGGAAGATCCTGTCCTAGGTCCTTCCTGCTGACTCGAGTCCCTTCAGTGTCTACACAGTGAGAAAAAACCTTCCCACCACTCTCGCAACGATAGCCCCAACAAGGATCGGGATGATCCAATTGATAGGGAATGACCGTTACATCACGCAGGACAAAAGGAACTCTTGGCTTCAATCGATGAAAGGTAATATGGGCTCCCAGCTGTTCAAAGGAAACCGGAAAGTGTGGTTTACAAAACATTTCGCGCACTCTGTCTTCTAGATCCTCCTGAACAGCATAAAAATGTATTCTGTTCCCTGGAATAAAAATAGGGACAAAAAATGGCAAACCGATCAAATGGTCCCAATGAAAATGAGTCATGAAAATATGGGCTTCACCCTTTCCTAAACCGCAAGGCCCCATTAAAAGGGACTCCCCATACCGACGAATTCCACTCCCCCCATCGATAACAAAATCGGCCTTTTGACTCGTCACTTGAATACAGGCCGTGTGTCCTCCGTAGCCTCCCACCCGATAAGGAGGAAGATTCCCAAGGAATTCCGTGACTCCTCCAGAATTGGATCTTCGAAAGTCTTCATACTCTTCGAGCAGATTCTGTATTTTGCTGCGAAGATATTCGGGCGGAACGGGGGCAGGAAGTGATCCGCGCGCCCCCCACAATCTAATTCGCAAATTCATGATCAGCGTCTTTCAATTAAAAATAGAAATTATACCCCACAAATCCCTCAATGCCTGACAAAGTGACTCCTAAGTCATTTCCATCAAGTTCAACTTCTTTGCCGTTTTGCGCCTGACTCAAACTCGCAGGACTGGGAGACCCGGAGGTGAAATCACCAGAGACCGAGGATGCCTTAAGTCTTTCAATACCCAGAATTCTCAAGTTTCCTTCAATACTAAAACAGTGGTTTGGGCTCAGAAAGCAAAATTCAGCTCCGATGCCTCCCAAATAACCGAGATCATTTCCAGAAAATTCAAGAGTGTTGCTGCCCTCTTTTATGTCTCCAGAGACGGTTCCCCACCCCAGCCCCAACTGGGTATAAAATTTAATCACTGTATCTTCGAGAAGATAAAATCTAAACATCGGAAAGACTGTCACACCGATGAGGCCATACTCATAATTATTACCAAGAGCATCTGAGCCGTCCCCGTTTTGATACATCATTCCCAACCGTAACTGAAAAGCTGTCATTCCCGAAAAGCGATAGCTGATGAAACCATTGCCTTCCCAGGCATTGCCAAGCTGAGGAGTTGAAATCCCTCCAGCTCGCTGATTTGCTCGGGTGGAGAGTTTGTTCAGATCTGATTGATCAGCGGCCGTGATACCTAGGTTTAAACCCAACGACCAGCCCCCCCCGCCTCCCTTTGCAGCAAGAGACCCCATCGCAGGCAAGATCGTCATCAAAATTGCTAATAAACGAACCATAGATGTCAGCATTTTTCCCCTCCCTTTCTGTCAATGATCGAGGAAAATACATTGGAGTTCAATCAGAGGTAAAAACCCTAGACTTTCAGCGGTCCGCTCTTTCTTGAACCGTTCTCAATTAATTAAGAAAGTGTTAATTTAGAAAGGAAATATTTTGCCCACTCAATGGTTAACAACCGACCTAGCAGAGTTCTAAATTCCTTCTCCTCAAAGATCTTGCCGTTGATCGAATATCTGGCACCCGTCTTCTCCCCCTGACCGTCAACGAAAGCTTCTATTACTGCTTTCGCTTGCAATTCATTTGAACGTATCGAAATCACCAATTTCACTGCCTCGCCTTGAGAAAGGGCTTTTACGCTGCTTTCCATTTTTAAGAAAAAATCACCCATTTTTTGAGATCGAATTGATCCCCCGAAAAAACCAGTTGATCGTCTCTCACCACGATCTTCACGAGAACTCACCAAACCCGAGAGATGCACTTGATCCACATCATTCAGCTGGCGGTACCCTGAATCTAAGGCCTGATATTTATATTCAAAATCGATATTTTCTTTCAGGCCCTGCACTTTCTTCTCGACCCTAGAAGAAAAATAAATAGGACAAACCGTGCCCTCGACAACCAGAAAGTCATTTTTCAGGCCAGTGGTCTCACCGCCCGAGGACGAATAGTCAATCCGACAGAATTCGCGCCCGATCTCTTTAACCATCTTGCCAACTAAGGGATCTTCTTTTCCGCTGAGGGAATCTTCAAGTAATTGACTCGATAAGTCAAAAGAGGTCTTCCTTTTTGCTCCCTCTTCCCTCTCCGATCGAGCTTTCTCAACGGCATTGGCCGCTCGATCTAAAGAGCCAGTGATTGATCCCAACAAATCAAGTTTCTCCCGGTTGAGCGGAATCTCGGATTCATTTGACACTCGAGACTCACATCCCGCAAATAGGAGAATTCCACCGAAAGAGCTTATTGCCAAAATTCTTGTCACTCTAGATTTCATTGCAACCCTTTTCTTCTCAAAATCACGTCTCTGTTCCACATCGTTTCTGCTCCCTAAATTGGAATTCCTGTCGAGAGTCCTTTAGCCTAAAGTCTGGAGACGAAATCACTGTCTGTCTATTGAATTTCCGAGGCTGTTGACCCGTCGCACGACCTCCCTTTATGTTGAACCAATGAGTTTCGAATTTTTTACCGATGTTCTGCAATATTCTGTCGATGGTTTCTTCGCACAACTTCCACAGAAGAAGCCCTCATTCAAACACTTACGTTTCTCCAAAATCATAGCGCACAGAGGCCATCACGATAACACTGAGATTTTTGAGAATACCTTGGCCGCCTTTGATAGCTGCTTGAAAAACCAGATATGGGGAATCGAGCTCGACGTCCGTTGGACTGAAGATCTCTTTCCTGTTGTGCTCCACGATCAGGACTGCGGTAGGGTTTTTGGACGCCCGAGCATCAACCCTTCTCGCTACACCTTAAGGATGCTCAGACAACATGCCCCCATGATACCGACCCTTCAAGAAGTGGTGGATCTTTTTGGTTTACAGATTCACTTGATGATTGAATTGAAAGAAAGTCTTTCTGATCCCGATAACATTAAGATGCAAAGACTTCTCGAGATACTTAAAGCTCTGAGACCCGGAACTGATTATCATTTGATGTCATTTTCCAAGGAAATTCTCAAGCGTGTTGATTTTCTACCTCCTGATTGCATGCTGGGCATCGCAGATTGGGACCTTGGCGAAATGAGCAAAGAATGCCTCAACCGAAATTATGGAGGTTTAACGGGACATTATCTTTTTATGACACCTTCTCTCATTGAACTTCACCACCACCATGAACAAAAAATTGGTGTTGGCTTTATCAAATCACCAAACAGTCTTTACCGAGAGATAAACCGCAAAGTTGATTGGCTTTTCACCAATCATCCCTTGGAGTTAAAGCAATGGATGCTGGAACTACCTTAATCGAGCCAAATTCTCCCTCAGACTGGCTAGTTTTATCTGCTGCTCCTCCAACTGAGCTCGGGCCTGAATGACAATTTCTGGAGGTGCATTCTTGACAAAATTGTCATTCCGTAAGCGCATTGAGATCCCCGAAACTTCCTTCTCGCCCTTCTCAATAACCTTTTCTAGACGCTTAACCTCCTCTTCAAGATCTACAATTCCCTCGAGAGGAACCACCACCATGACCTTATTTTCACCCACCACAAAGGGACTGATCGCACATTTTCTTAGGGACCCTGCTTCTCCAATCTCACATAAGCCCAGTTTAGCGAGCCTCATGATTGCGACCTTATTCGACTGCAAAATTTTCTGCAATTTGTCTTCCGATGGAACCAACCGTGCAGTAATTTCTTGTCCGGGTTTAATTTGATTTTCACCTCGAATATTTCGAAGAGCTGTGATAACTCCCTTAACCACATCCAATTCAAAGGCCTGTTCCTGAGAGCCACCCTTAAGCCAATTTCTGTCGCTCAAAATTGTAGGATAACGATCCACAACACAAGCTTCCCCTCTGATTGGAAGTTTTTGATATAACTCTTCCGAAATAAATGGGACAAATGGATGCAACAATCTCATTAACCTATTAAGAACCTGAGCCAAAACAATTTGGGTTGCCCGTTTTTCGCTGCTTTCCCTTCCATATACAACTGGTTTGATAAATTCCAAATACCAGTCACAAAATTCATGCCAGGCAAAAGAGTAGATGGCATTTGCAGCGTCTGAAAAGCGGTACGATTCTAATGATGTCTCCACTTCCTTCATACAAATGCTCATTTTATAGATAATCCACTGATCAGCGTGAGAAAGGTCATTCAATGGAGGCAAATCGTCAATGCTGACTGATTTAAAATCGACATCCTCAATGGCTTTGAGCGCAAATCGAGTGGCATTCCAGAGTTTATTCATGAAATTGCGATAGCCTTCAAGTCTCTGATCCGAAAACTTGAGGTCCTTACCCGTAGAAACCTGAGACAACAAAGTAAAACGAAGTGCGTCAGCCCCGAATTTTTCGATCAGTTCTACTGGGTCAGCAGAATTGCCCAGGGATTTGGACATCTTTCTGCCTTCAGAATCTCTCACCAGTCCATGAATGTACACGGATCTAAAAGGAACATCCTTTTTAAACTCCAGTCCCGCCATTATCATGCGAGCGACCCAAAAGAAAATAATATCGTGACCTGTTACCACGACATTAGTGGGATAAAAAGTTCGCAATGCCTCCGTCTCATTTGGCCATCCCATTGTGCTAAACGGCCAAAGTGCAGACGAAAACCAAGTGTCTAAAACGTCCTCTTCTTGACGAATATGAGTGCTCTGACAGTTCTCGCAATTTTGAGGGTCTGCCTCAACAACCGTCACATGTCTACAATCATCGCAATGCCAGGCCGGAATACGGTGTCCCCACCACAGTTGGCGAGAAATGCACCAATCTTGAATGATATTCATCCAGTGCAAATAAGTCTTGGTCCATGATTCGGGTTCAAACAGAACTGTTCCACTCTCAACGACTCGCTTGGCTGGGAGGGATATCTCTGATGTTTTTACAAACCACTGCTCCGAAAGTAAAGGTTCTACAACGACACCCGATCGGGAACAGTGCCCGACAGAATGTATATGAGATTCAATTTTCTCTAAAAAGCCACCGCTTTCAAGATCACTCACTACCTGTTCACGCGCCTTTTTTGCGGTCAAACCCTGATAGGCCTTCGGAACGTTCTCATTGAGAGCACCCTTTCTATCTAGAATACTAATTGACTCTAGTTGATGCCTCTTTCCAATCTCATAGTCATTAAAGTCATGGGCTGGAGTAATTTTCACGACTCCCGAGCCAAACTCCCTATCAACATAATCGTCCCCA
This region of Bdellovibrionales bacterium genomic DNA includes:
- a CDS encoding flagellin FliC, with translation MGLRINTNTASLNAQRNLMGTKLALDKSLERLSSGFRINRAGDDAAGLAISENLRAQTRGLKQASRNAQDGISLVQVAEGGLNEVSSILIRLRELAVQAASDTIGPVERQFLNVEYDQLVSEVDRIADGTEFNGTQLLSGTGSILDFQVGTRNDPNIDRLSFDASKADSNAAALGVNLTSVADKASAQNSLSAIDSAIVSVSAMRADFGAIQNRLQSSLNNIAVSIENMSAANSRIRDADIAEETAELTRNNILLNAGTSVLAQANQSAQVALGLLNRSLGS
- the rnr gene encoding ribonuclease R, whose amino-acid sequence is MGVGANQILSRRQRGFCGEVISVIGDALDPLNDAMRVLHTQSIPYDFSTKTLRESEEIRDDLNELEFKRRTDLRSLNFVTIDGVTAKDFDDAIYVETLPVGFHLIVAIADVSHYVKPGSSIDEEAYERGTSVYFPNFVSPMLPESLSNDLCSLRPGVPRLALVADMKFDFSGSLSSQNFYEGVIESKARITYGEAQEIIDGNCPSHLEHVKSMLSRASDLAHIFMEKRIREGSLDLEIPETEVEVDEGGQPVDIIRADRLFSHRLIEEMMLAANVAVAKFFHGKEVSALYRIHEVPSADSIIELERFLQIFGFSKGLGGGKLQKKIGQALEHFEGQPQEQILHILTLRTMSQAKYSPDNLGHFGLGFEFYTHFTSPIRRYPDLIVHRLLKAVIAPERGYEFVPYPQLQSIGTMTSAREQRAAKAERQVKAIKKARFMAKHLGEEFDGIISSVAKFGIFVLLRQFDVDGLIRTEALPQNDLKFDEDHLRLIGKKSGVSYNIGDVIRVAVARTDTQDGKIDFLPVLEGKRAELLSKETESNHKRSQTQRDSGSVRKARVSRGRRKGKSR
- a CDS encoding AarF/ABC1/UbiB kinase family protein produces the protein MSSQELAGLSAGERLRLCFEKLGPVFVKLGQLLATRPDLVPADVAEELKKLHDQAPTLDFTLMQVILEEQFGAHLQDIFESIQREPMAAASIAQVHRAILKDGSHVVVKIQRPGIQDIIAEDLSIMYTLAGLLEKHVDEARFYSPTAIVNEFFRALEQETNFVIEANNIRRFQRNFASEPSIKIPNVFMELTGRKVIVLEELEGVPLSHKNALAQEGIDREAILRVGLKCYLKMVFTDGLFHGDLHAGNLLVLPNNQIGLIDFGLVGRLNKKTQNAIASMLVALFTEDYERLAYEYVDMAPYTGHVDVDRFARDLRDLIAPYYGLTLKNVNAGRLLLDSTGVASRHELKLPTELVLFFKSIVSIEGMGRIVMKDFDFLSHSLEFADELVKNRYETSKVMRDLTAAGKDLSSVMSGFPRHLKQYLRKINSPSYAIKLDILQMTQMSLTVVKSAHTVFLGLVIGGLLISSSLLMVIDRGPKVFELPVLAALGYGIACALGLVAFYRYLRS
- a CDS encoding MBL fold metallo-hydrolase, with the translated sequence MRIRLWGARGSLPAPVPPEYLRSKIQNLLEEYEDFRRSNSGGVTEFLGNLPPYRVGGYGGHTACIQVTSQKADFVIDGGSGIRRYGESLLMGPCGLGKGEAHIFMTHFHWDHLIGLPFFVPIFIPGNRIHFYAVQEDLEDRVREMFCKPHFPVSFEQLGAHITFHRLKPRVPFVLRDVTVIPYQLDHPDPCWGYRCESGGKVFSHCVDTEGTRVSRKDLGQDLPLYENVDLLIYDAQYTFLEAAEKINWGHASAPIGIDIGMRERVKKMVFIHHDPAATDEKIQKVEEQTRSYYESAIRMALEQELDSNKLEWCFGVEGMVFDI
- a CDS encoding radical SAM protein yields the protein MSEDDFDPYRGDRVSPTFCVLPWIHRFTNVGGEVQVCCVSEEYNSNNIDENGIPINISRIHDDEVLMNTSFMKSLRVQQMKGEWSRICERCRITENNGGFSRRQFENATYHQFITRAINDTRPDGGTKVRIRSADYRLGNLCNLACRMCNPRSSSKWIKDWQKIDQKWFGQSESELDQYRRYRYYENPQIWESFRKQIPYLRHLHFAGGEPMIVAQMILVMKMCIEEGRAKNIWISYNTNMTIIPDEVKELWPHFNHVRIYASVDAYGDLNDYIRFPARWKDIEKNLFDLEQNFEKYGIRLVLINTTVQMYNVTQLDRLFGYLSQFERIIPIPKLVNLHHPYHYRTQVLPQELKTSAKERLLIARDEAEKVMRRRVRMKRYRFYLDLVGETIEFMESEDRQDLIPSFVRAAFSKDALRNENLFEVIPEFNVLKKHLSQGSLSKDSNDPSMNDEKEVFQVL
- a CDS encoding flagellin FliC, with protein sequence MALRISTNVASLNAQRNLVNTNRAMDQSLARLSSGFRINQAADDAAGLAISENLRAQIRGLGQANRNAQDGVSLVQIAEGGLNEVSAMMIRLRELAIQAASDTIGDVERKFLDVEYQQLKSEIQRIAEVTSFNGYDLLNGTGGVMDIQVGVNNDPFKDRISFNTSAANSSLEALGITAESVATKEQAQTSLSAVDIGMVSVNAMRANFGAMQNRLQSTINNLNIAHENLSAANSRIRDSDVAAESAELTRNSILTQAGVSVLSQANSIQQVALKLLG
- a CDS encoding outer membrane beta-barrel protein, translated to MLTSMVRLLAILMTILPAMGSLAAKGGGGGWSLGLNLGITAADQSDLNKLSTRANQRAGGISTPQLGNAWEGNGFISYRFSGMTAFQLRLGMMYQNGDGSDALGNNYEYGLIGVTVFPMFRFYLLEDTVIKFYTQLGLGWGTVSGDIKEGSNTLEFSGNDLGYLGGIGAEFCFLSPNHCFSIEGNLRILGIERLKASSVSGDFTSGSPSPASLSQAQNGKEVELDGNDLGVTLSGIEGFVGYNFYF